In one window of Hymenobacter nivis DNA:
- the cysS gene encoding cysteine--tRNA ligase codes for MPLTLYNTLTRAKAPFVPVRPPVVGVYLCGPTVYSEAHLGNARGPVVFDVLTRYLRYLGHTVRYVRNITDVGHLESDADTGEDKLEKAARAQRLEPMQVAQHYANRYRAHMAQLGCLPPDIEPQASGHITEQIGMVEEIIANGLAYAVNGSVYFDVPKYDAEHDKAGRYGKLSNRSIEDQLAGTRDTLAGQDEKRSPLDFALWKKAAPEHIMRWPSPWSDGFPGWHLECSAMSRKYLGAEFDIHGGGLDLMFPHHECEIAQSQGSHSHTDEARVWMHNNMITVGGAKMSKSTGNFITLTNLFAGPTGGLSQAYSPMVVRFFLLQAHYRSPVDVSDDALQAARKGYRKLMNGLRLLPKLEAPAATAVEGAPADTTAGDAELTKLTTDLWVGLDDDLNTARSIAALFNLLRKFNALATTPAARAAVSDAALAAAATAYRALVTDVLGLRDEPRANAEELLALTLGFYSEAKADKAYDKVDVIRAALKDQGIVIKDTKAGVEWAYSED; via the coding sequence ATGCCGCTGACCCTTTATAACACGCTTACCCGCGCCAAGGCGCCCTTCGTGCCCGTTCGGCCGCCCGTGGTGGGCGTGTACTTGTGCGGGCCTACCGTGTACAGCGAGGCCCACCTGGGCAACGCCCGGGGCCCCGTGGTGTTCGATGTGCTCACGCGCTACCTGCGCTACCTCGGCCATACCGTGCGCTACGTGCGCAACATCACCGACGTGGGCCACCTCGAAAGCGACGCCGACACGGGTGAGGACAAGCTCGAAAAAGCCGCCCGCGCCCAGCGCCTCGAACCCATGCAGGTGGCCCAGCACTACGCCAACCGCTACCGCGCCCACATGGCCCAGCTCGGCTGCCTTCCCCCCGACATCGAGCCCCAGGCCAGCGGCCACATCACCGAGCAAATCGGGATGGTGGAGGAAATTATCGCCAACGGCCTGGCCTACGCGGTGAACGGCTCGGTGTACTTCGACGTGCCCAAGTACGATGCGGAGCACGACAAAGCCGGGCGCTACGGCAAGCTCTCGAACCGCAGCATTGAGGACCAGCTCGCCGGCACCCGCGACACGCTGGCCGGGCAGGACGAGAAGCGCAGCCCGCTCGATTTTGCTCTTTGGAAGAAGGCCGCACCCGAGCACATCATGCGCTGGCCCTCGCCCTGGAGCGACGGCTTCCCCGGCTGGCACCTCGAGTGCTCGGCCATGAGCCGCAAGTACCTGGGCGCTGAGTTTGACATTCATGGCGGCGGGCTCGACCTGATGTTTCCGCACCACGAGTGCGAAATTGCCCAGAGCCAGGGCAGCCACAGCCACACCGACGAGGCCCGCGTGTGGATGCATAACAACATGATTACCGTGGGCGGCGCCAAAATGAGCAAGTCGACGGGCAACTTCATCACCCTCACCAACTTGTTTGCGGGGCCCACCGGGGGCCTCAGCCAGGCCTACTCGCCGATGGTGGTGCGCTTCTTCCTGCTGCAAGCCCACTACCGCTCGCCCGTCGACGTGAGCGACGACGCCCTGCAAGCCGCCCGCAAAGGCTACCGCAAGCTGATGAACGGCCTGCGCCTGCTGCCCAAGCTCGAAGCCCCCGCTGCTACCGCCGTCGAAGGGGCCCCGGCCGATACTACCGCCGGCGACGCCGAGCTAACCAAGCTCACTACCGACCTGTGGGTGGGGCTGGACGACGACCTGAACACGGCCCGCAGCATCGCGGCGCTATTCAATTTGCTGCGCAAATTCAACGCGCTGGCTACCACGCCCGCCGCCCGCGCTGCCGTGAGCGACGCCGCCCTGGCCGCCGCCGCCACCGCCTACCGGGCCCTGGTGACCGACGTGCTGGGCCTGCGCGACGAGCCCCGTGCCAACGCCGAGGAGCTGCTGGCCCTCACGCTGGGCTTCTACTCCGAAGCCAAGGCCGACAAAGCCTACGACAAGGTGGACGTCATCCGCGCCGCCCTCAAGGACCAGGGCATCGTTATCAAAGACACCAAGGCCGGCGTGGAGTGGGCCTACAGTGAAGACTAG
- a CDS encoding endonuclease/exonuclease/phosphatase family protein, which produces MAWLVLAIACERVPAGTWWPAVFGALTVPGALLLTAALALYWLRRNWRVALLPAVALALCWPHVQRGLALHWAGARANFDQGTATNQGPNPSFLPEAVPGALRLLSANVRIFNVYAALRDPDFASSKGFITWLAESPADVLCLQEFYNEPRGSRENGQVFRSAERLGPGSGRHGFVSTSLTNRIGAEFGLAIFSRFPIVRRGTIPFGKLSQNHAMWVDLARPAAPGRPAADTIRVFNLHLQSMSLAEGDIVDASTTKAGLRDKAPGLLRRFRNGAVARARQTDTVLARVRRSPYPVLLAGDFNDLPYSYPYDQFAGALTNAWAATGLGLGATYHGRLPGLRIDQQFAGPRWQVLGCRVHREILWSDHFPVEGLYRLAPK; this is translated from the coding sequence TTGGCCTGGCTCGTACTTGCCATTGCCTGCGAGCGGGTGCCGGCGGGTACCTGGTGGCCGGCCGTGTTCGGGGCCCTCACGGTGCCCGGGGCGCTGCTGCTGACGGCGGCGTTGGCTCTGTACTGGCTGCGCCGCAACTGGCGCGTGGCCCTGCTGCCGGCCGTGGCACTGGCCCTGTGCTGGCCGCACGTGCAGCGCGGGCTGGCTCTGCACTGGGCCGGGGCCCGGGCCAATTTCGACCAGGGTACCGCCACCAACCAGGGCCCCAACCCCAGCTTTCTGCCCGAGGCCGTGCCCGGGGCCCTGCGGTTGCTCTCGGCCAACGTGCGCATTTTCAACGTGTACGCCGCGCTGCGTGACCCCGATTTCGCGTCTTCCAAAGGCTTTATTACCTGGCTGGCCGAGAGCCCTGCCGACGTGCTCTGCCTCCAGGAGTTCTACAACGAGCCCCGCGGCTCGCGCGAAAACGGGCAGGTATTTCGCAGCGCCGAGCGGCTGGGGCCCGGCAGCGGGCGGCACGGGTTCGTGAGCACGAGCCTCACCAACCGCATCGGGGCCGAGTTTGGGCTGGCCATTTTTTCGCGCTTTCCCATCGTGCGGCGCGGCACCATTCCGTTCGGCAAGCTCAGCCAGAACCACGCCATGTGGGTCGACCTGGCCCGGCCGGCTGCCCCCGGCCGGCCGGCCGCCGACACCATCCGCGTCTTCAACCTGCACCTGCAAAGCATGAGCCTGGCTGAGGGCGATATTGTGGACGCCTCCACCACCAAGGCCGGCCTGCGCGACAAGGCCCCAGGCTTGCTGCGCCGCTTCCGCAACGGGGCCGTGGCCCGCGCCCGGCAAACCGATACCGTGCTGGCCCGCGTGCGCCGCTCGCCCTACCCTGTGCTGCTGGCCGGCGACTTCAACGACCTGCCCTACTCGTATCCCTACGACCAATTCGCCGGGGCCCTCACCAACGCCTGGGCCGCCACCGGCCTCGGCCTGGGCGCTACCTACCACGGCCGCCTGCCCGGTCTGCGCATCGACCAGCAGTTTGCCGGCCCGCGGTGGCAGGTGCTGGGCTGCCGCGTGCACCGCGAGATTTTGTGGAGCGACCACTTCCCGGTGGAAGGGCTCTACCGGCTGGCGCCGAAATAA